Proteins found in one Promicromonospora sukumoe genomic segment:
- a CDS encoding response regulator, with the protein MIDVVVADDHPVVRAGLRAVIDGQPDMRVVHEASTAEDLLRWLDGGGRADVVLLDLRFGDTRMSGAEATGSIVRRHATPVLVVTTYGTDADILAAVEAGATGYLLKDAPTEELARAIRSAAAGEVALGADVQRRLLGRVRTPAETLSARELEVLRLVAAGRSNDAVARELFLSVATVKSHLAHINTKLGTQSRTEAAATARERGML; encoded by the coding sequence ATGATCGACGTCGTGGTCGCCGACGACCACCCGGTGGTCCGGGCCGGGCTCCGCGCCGTGATCGACGGCCAGCCGGACATGCGCGTCGTCCACGAGGCGTCGACCGCCGAGGACCTGCTGCGCTGGCTCGACGGCGGGGGCCGGGCCGACGTCGTCCTGCTCGACCTGCGCTTCGGCGACACCCGGATGAGCGGCGCGGAAGCCACCGGGAGCATCGTCCGGCGGCACGCGACACCCGTGCTCGTGGTCACGACCTACGGCACCGACGCCGACATCCTGGCGGCCGTGGAGGCGGGCGCCACCGGCTACCTGCTCAAGGACGCGCCGACCGAGGAGCTCGCCCGCGCGATCCGCTCCGCCGCCGCGGGCGAGGTGGCGCTCGGCGCGGACGTGCAGCGGCGGCTGCTGGGGCGCGTGCGCACCCCCGCCGAGACCCTCAGCGCACGCGAGCTCGAGGTGCTGCGCCTGGTCGCCGCGGGGCGGTCCAACGACGCCGTCGCCCGCGAGCTCTTCCTCTCGGTGGCGACGGTGAAGTCGCACCTCGCGCACATCAACACCAAGCTGGGCACCCAGTCGCG
- a CDS encoding alpha-hydroxy acid oxidase, giving the protein MTAAPGWAGADQIAVREAVEAYVHGGPGDGATVRANVAAWESLPLRPRVLRDVTHVDTAIDLLGLRAPVPLLAAPWAGHQLVHPDGEVASAKGLASAGLPMVQSAGSSVPVADVAAHSGPFWQQVYVPDDRTLIHGFLDRAVAAGATALVLTVDHPAVGNTLPFRAGLARLAPSDGRPRVAANFPDVAPGTPLGTATDLGPRDVERLAARTGLPVVVKGVLRADDARTAVAAGAAAVVVSNHGGRQLAGSVTTAHALPEVVDAVGGRVPVLVDGGIRRGEDVVRALALGARAVLAGRPVARALADGGADGVERWARETIEDVRRALVLCGAPTLDSVGRDLVGDFLGSPVTAYPGER; this is encoded by the coding sequence ATGACGGCCGCGCCCGGGTGGGCCGGGGCCGACCAGATCGCCGTCCGGGAGGCCGTCGAGGCGTACGTCCACGGCGGCCCCGGCGACGGCGCGACCGTGCGCGCCAACGTGGCCGCCTGGGAGTCGCTGCCCCTGCGCCCCAGGGTGCTGCGCGACGTCACGCACGTGGATACCGCGATCGACCTGCTCGGCCTGCGCGCGCCCGTGCCGCTGCTCGCCGCGCCCTGGGCCGGCCACCAGCTCGTCCATCCCGACGGCGAGGTCGCCAGCGCGAAGGGGCTGGCCTCGGCCGGGCTCCCCATGGTGCAGTCCGCCGGCTCGTCCGTGCCGGTCGCCGACGTCGCCGCGCACTCCGGCCCCTTCTGGCAGCAGGTGTACGTGCCCGACGACCGCACGCTGATCCACGGATTCCTCGACCGCGCGGTGGCCGCCGGGGCCACGGCCCTGGTCCTCACCGTCGACCATCCCGCTGTCGGCAACACCCTGCCGTTCCGCGCGGGGCTCGCCCGGCTCGCGCCGTCCGACGGCCGCCCGCGGGTCGCGGCCAACTTCCCCGACGTCGCCCCCGGCACCCCGCTCGGCACCGCCACCGACCTGGGCCCGCGCGACGTCGAGCGCCTCGCGGCGCGCACCGGCCTGCCCGTCGTCGTCAAGGGTGTGCTCCGCGCCGACGACGCCCGCACCGCCGTCGCCGCCGGAGCCGCGGCCGTCGTCGTGTCCAACCACGGCGGCCGCCAGCTCGCCGGCTCCGTCACCACCGCGCACGCCCTGCCCGAGGTGGTCGACGCCGTCGGCGGGCGCGTCCCCGTCCTGGTCGACGGCGGCATCCGCCGCGGCGAGGACGTCGTCCGGGCGCTCGCGCTCGGCGCCCGCGCCGTGCTCGCCGGGCGGCCCGTCGCCCGGGCTCTGGCCGACGGCGGGGCCGACGGCGTAGAGCGCTGGGCCCGGGAGACCATCGAGGACGTGCGCCGGGCGCTCGTGCTGTGCGGGGCGCCCACGCTTGACTCCGTGGGGCGCGACCTCGTCGGCGATTTCCTCGGCAGTCCCGTCACCGCCTACCCGGGAGAGAGATGA
- a CDS encoding LLM class flavin-dependent oxidoreductase, translated as MTTSPTVTLVRAGWNDPRVAALRAAMDAEVAPRYADVPRGEGPPPVDVADVVTTVLALAGDEPVGTAALKRTGAHAEVKRVFVAPAGRNRRLGARLLAAVEQVAREAGYAEVHLQTGYLQPDAHRLYEREGWRPVAPFGPYEKDTVISRCYAKSLTPLLVAAALPPVSDADAAIALLRALDDAGVDLALLDDDYLAGAVDAPTVAAAAASRTARIGLVPRVRVTHTEPFHVAKVVQTLDWTGAGRAGWLVGVSLSDAEAAAFGRRTAPDAAEAWAEARDVVEVARRLWDSWEDDAEIRDVATGRFVDKDKIHYVDFEGERFSVKGPSIVPRSPQGQVPVVVEVSGADDDPALAVAVRDADVVRVHAGVGLAAAVGRVRAALEAAGRPDVLVLADLDVTALAAAEPTAPHAANPGERLAGVLAGWRTATGADGVVLTGTVADVEAAARVAAEVQPEPAEPNEPADAPAAVGHTLRERLGLPRPASRYATQPEQETAR; from the coding sequence ATGACCACCTCACCAACTGTCACCCTCGTGCGCGCCGGGTGGAACGACCCGCGCGTCGCCGCTCTGCGCGCCGCCATGGACGCCGAGGTGGCGCCCCGCTACGCGGACGTCCCGCGCGGCGAGGGGCCGCCCCCGGTCGACGTCGCCGACGTCGTCACCACCGTGCTGGCGCTCGCGGGCGACGAGCCCGTGGGCACCGCGGCGCTCAAGCGCACCGGCGCCCACGCCGAGGTCAAGCGCGTCTTCGTGGCGCCCGCCGGCCGCAACCGGCGGCTCGGCGCGCGGCTGCTGGCCGCCGTCGAGCAGGTCGCCCGGGAGGCCGGCTACGCCGAGGTCCACCTGCAGACGGGCTACCTCCAGCCCGACGCCCACCGCCTGTACGAGCGCGAGGGCTGGCGCCCGGTCGCGCCCTTCGGCCCCTACGAGAAGGACACCGTGATCAGCCGCTGCTACGCCAAGTCCCTGACCCCGCTGCTCGTCGCGGCGGCCCTGCCGCCCGTCTCCGACGCGGACGCTGCGATCGCGCTCCTCCGCGCGCTCGACGACGCCGGGGTGGACCTCGCTCTGCTCGACGACGACTACCTGGCCGGCGCCGTCGACGCCCCCACCGTCGCGGCTGCCGCCGCGTCCCGCACCGCCCGGATCGGCCTGGTCCCGCGCGTGCGCGTCACCCACACCGAGCCGTTCCACGTCGCCAAGGTCGTCCAGACCCTCGACTGGACCGGCGCCGGGCGCGCCGGCTGGCTCGTGGGCGTCTCCCTGTCCGACGCCGAGGCCGCCGCGTTCGGCCGCCGCACCGCACCCGACGCCGCGGAGGCATGGGCCGAGGCCCGCGACGTCGTCGAGGTCGCCCGCCGCCTGTGGGACTCGTGGGAGGACGACGCCGAGATCCGCGACGTCGCCACCGGCCGCTTCGTGGACAAGGACAAGATCCACTACGTCGACTTCGAGGGCGAGCGGTTCTCCGTCAAGGGCCCCTCCATCGTGCCGCGCAGCCCGCAGGGCCAGGTGCCGGTCGTGGTCGAGGTCTCCGGCGCCGACGACGACCCGGCGCTCGCCGTCGCGGTCCGGGACGCCGACGTCGTGCGCGTGCACGCTGGTGTCGGGCTCGCCGCTGCCGTCGGCCGGGTGCGCGCCGCCCTGGAGGCGGCCGGCCGCCCGGACGTGCTCGTGCTGGCCGACCTGGACGTCACCGCCCTTGCCGCCGCCGAGCCCACGGCCCCGCACGCCGCCAATCCGGGGGAGCGCCTGGCCGGCGTGCTCGCGGGCTGGCGCACCGCCACGGGCGCCGACGGCGTCGTGCTCACCGGGACGGTCGCCGACGTCGAGGCCGCGGCCCGCGTGGCCGCGGAGGTCCAGCCCGAGCCCGCGGAGCCGAACGAGCCCGCGGACGCCCCGGCCGCCGTCGGACACACCCTCCGGGAGCGGCTCGGCCTGCCCCGCCCCGCCAGCCGCTACGCCACCCAGCCCGAGCAGGAGACCGCACGATGA
- a CDS encoding ABC transporter ATP-binding protein, which translates to MDLRLDGITLVYPDGDTTLTAVDDVGLTIPAGTTTALLGPSGAGKSSLLAVAAGLTPPSRGTVSIGDETVFTPTTTVAEATRVRLERIGMVFQSPNLLGSLTALEQLELHAHLRGHRPASLRERSLELLDAVGLAGLHDRRPARLSGGQRQRVAIARALVGRPQVLLVDEPTSALDHERGTQVVELITGLARETGAATLLVSHDAATLGSVDATVRMLDARVEAAQPV; encoded by the coding sequence ATGGACCTGCGCCTGGACGGCATCACCCTCGTCTACCCCGACGGCGACACCACGCTCACCGCGGTGGACGACGTCGGCCTCACGATCCCCGCCGGGACCACCACCGCGCTGCTCGGCCCGTCCGGGGCCGGGAAGTCCAGCCTGCTGGCCGTGGCCGCCGGGCTGACCCCGCCCAGCCGCGGCACCGTCTCGATCGGCGACGAGACGGTCTTCACGCCCACCACCACGGTGGCGGAGGCGACCCGCGTGCGGCTCGAACGGATCGGCATGGTCTTCCAGTCGCCCAACCTGCTCGGCTCGCTGACCGCGCTCGAACAGCTCGAGCTGCACGCCCACCTGCGCGGGCACCGGCCGGCGAGCCTGCGCGAGCGCTCCCTGGAGCTGCTGGACGCCGTCGGGCTCGCCGGCCTCCACGACCGGCGGCCGGCGCGGCTGTCCGGCGGGCAGCGGCAGCGGGTCGCGATCGCGCGGGCGCTCGTCGGCCGGCCGCAGGTGCTCCTGGTGGACGAGCCGACGTCGGCCCTCGACCACGAGCGCGGCACCCAGGTGGTCGAGCTGATCACGGGCCTGGCGCGCGAGACCGGGGCGGCGACCCTGCTGGTCTCCCACGACGCCGCCACCCTCGGGTCGGTCGACGCCACCGTCCGCATGCTCGACGCCCGCGTCGAGGCGGCCCAGCCGGTGTGA
- a CDS encoding sensor histidine kinase, translating into MTRPSSSAATSSPATRGLVVGLDLLLAVLVVVAVVQAPPGVGWPAALAGGALLAVYVAGRAVVRVHERSVDTPRGAWWPDVAWVAGLTALWLVLLWLSPAGLWVAFPLMLLQLHVLGPRRGVVAVALTAVVAVADGLLTRSGPGEPWTGYVLGPLLGAAVAVGVVLGIEAFVREAQSRQRTVDELTRARRHLAVAERERAVTDERARLARDIHDTLAQSLSAIELLLRAAEDAVGSDEDRARALVGQARSAARDGLAEARRVVQDLTPADLDRTTLLGALRRVADRTAAGLDGTGSSPLAVTVHTVGPPRPLPVPLEIALLRITQSALANVDEHAGASRAEVTLTYEPGSVTLRVADDGVGLDPAPAAGSGGRGFGIPAMRSRVRELGGELTLEGQPGAGTVLTVTLPVRPGEDT; encoded by the coding sequence GTGACCCGCCCTTCCTCGTCCGCGGCGACCTCGTCCCCGGCGACGCGCGGCCTGGTCGTCGGGCTCGACCTCCTGCTGGCGGTCCTGGTGGTCGTCGCGGTGGTCCAGGCCCCGCCCGGCGTGGGGTGGCCCGCGGCGCTCGCGGGCGGTGCGCTCCTGGCCGTCTACGTCGCGGGGCGAGCCGTGGTCCGGGTCCACGAGCGGTCCGTGGACACGCCGCGGGGCGCCTGGTGGCCCGACGTCGCGTGGGTCGCCGGCCTGACCGCCCTGTGGCTGGTGCTGCTGTGGCTGTCCCCGGCGGGGCTGTGGGTGGCGTTCCCGCTCATGCTCCTGCAGCTGCACGTCCTCGGGCCGCGCCGCGGCGTCGTCGCGGTCGCCCTGACCGCGGTCGTCGCCGTCGCCGACGGTCTGCTGACCCGGTCCGGGCCGGGGGAACCGTGGACCGGGTACGTCCTGGGGCCCCTGCTCGGGGCGGCCGTCGCCGTGGGCGTGGTGCTCGGCATCGAGGCGTTCGTCCGCGAGGCGCAGAGCCGGCAGCGCACCGTGGACGAGCTGACCCGCGCACGCCGCCACCTCGCCGTGGCGGAGCGCGAGCGGGCGGTCACGGACGAGCGCGCTCGCCTGGCCCGCGACATCCACGACACCCTCGCGCAGTCGCTGTCCGCGATCGAGCTCCTGCTGCGGGCGGCAGAGGACGCCGTGGGCTCCGACGAGGACCGGGCACGCGCGCTCGTCGGCCAGGCCCGGTCCGCCGCGCGCGACGGCCTGGCCGAGGCCCGGCGCGTGGTGCAGGACCTCACGCCCGCCGACCTCGACCGCACCACCCTGCTGGGGGCGCTGCGCCGGGTCGCCGATCGCACCGCGGCCGGCCTCGACGGCACCGGGTCGAGCCCCCTGGCGGTCACCGTGCACACCGTCGGCCCCCCGCGACCCCTGCCCGTGCCGCTTGAGATCGCGCTGCTGCGTATCACGCAGTCCGCGCTCGCCAACGTCGACGAGCACGCCGGCGCGTCCCGGGCGGAGGTCACGCTGACGTACGAGCCCGGCAGCGTCACCCTCCGCGTCGCGGACGACGGCGTGGGCCTCGACCCGGCGCCCGCGGCTGGGTCCGGCGGACGGGGCTTCGGCATCCCCGCCATGCGCTCGCGGGTGCGGGAGCTCGGCGGCGAGCTCACGCTCGAGGGGCAGCCCGGCGCCGGGACCGTCCTCACGGTCACCCTGCCGGTCCGGCCCGGGGAGGACACATGA
- a CDS encoding ABC transporter permease has product MSVVIVLITFLVTFLASLTAGLARESTSAVTDLSADHVAFSMPAAGDSPEFTASRVTQEQWKGWAREPGVASAQPLGVATTRAESGSTTAAVTALGVAPGTGLVPGDSGADTGADVEPGTVVLTPGAADALDVGAGDTVTLGGQRLTVARTVDVDQSFSHTPVVWTTLEDWQAVGARGPEAATDGPVATVVALTTTGTGDAGLAAADDALGTTTVTTSDARSAVSSFVGENTSLTTMQAFLLVISALVVGAFFTVWTISRTGDVAVLKALGASTGYLLRDALGQAAVLLVGGVGIGTALTAAGAALLPDAVPVVLTAATTLVPAGGLILLGLVGAGVAVARVARVDPHAALAAR; this is encoded by the coding sequence ATGTCCGTGGTGATCGTGCTCATCACCTTTCTCGTCACCTTCCTGGCCTCCCTCACGGCGGGGCTGGCGCGGGAGTCGACATCGGCCGTGACCGACCTGTCCGCCGACCACGTCGCGTTCTCGATGCCCGCCGCGGGCGACTCCCCGGAGTTCACCGCGTCCCGCGTCACCCAGGAGCAGTGGAAGGGCTGGGCACGGGAGCCGGGCGTCGCGTCCGCCCAGCCGCTGGGGGTGGCGACCACCCGCGCGGAGTCGGGCAGCACCACGGCGGCGGTCACCGCGCTCGGTGTGGCCCCGGGCACGGGCCTCGTGCCCGGGGACAGCGGCGCCGATACCGGGGCCGACGTCGAGCCCGGCACGGTGGTGCTCACCCCGGGCGCCGCCGACGCGCTCGACGTCGGCGCGGGTGACACGGTCACGCTCGGCGGGCAACGGCTGACGGTCGCGCGGACCGTCGACGTGGACCAGTCGTTCTCGCACACGCCCGTGGTGTGGACGACGCTGGAGGACTGGCAGGCCGTCGGCGCCCGCGGGCCCGAGGCCGCGACGGACGGCCCCGTCGCGACGGTCGTCGCCCTGACCACGACCGGCACCGGCGACGCCGGGCTCGCCGCCGCGGACGACGCCCTCGGAACCACCACGGTCACCACGTCGGACGCCCGCTCGGCGGTGTCCTCCTTCGTGGGCGAGAACACGTCGCTGACGACGATGCAGGCCTTCCTGCTCGTCATCTCGGCCCTCGTCGTCGGCGCGTTCTTCACGGTCTGGACCATCAGCCGGACCGGCGACGTCGCAGTGCTGAAGGCGCTGGGCGCCTCCACGGGCTACCTGCTGCGCGACGCGCTCGGGCAGGCCGCCGTCCTGCTGGTCGGCGGGGTCGGGATCGGCACGGCGCTCACCGCCGCGGGCGCCGCCCTGCTGCCCGACGCCGTCCCGGTCGTCCTGACCGCCGCGACGACCCTCGTGCCCGCCGGCGGCCTGATCCTGCTGGGGCTCGTCGGCGCGGGCGTCGCCGTGGCCCGGGTGGCGCGCGTCGACCCGCACGCCGCCCTCGCCGCCCGCTGA
- a CDS encoding NtaA/DmoA family FMN-dependent monooxygenase (This protein belongs to a clade of FMN-dependent monooxygenases, within a broader family of flavin-dependent oxidoreductases, the luciferase-like monooxygenase (LMM) family, some of whose members use coenzyme F420 rather than FMN.), which yields MTATRPDGTRADKRRVHLGAHFPGVNATTIWSDPRSGSQIDPASFTYLARAAEAAFFDVFFLAEGLRLREHAGEIHDLDVVGRPDSLTQLAALAGVTEHIGLVATLNTTYNEPYELARQLASLDLVSHGRAGWNVVTSHDAFFGANFRRGGYLAHADRYARAEDFLATAVELWDAAATGEVVTHRSRFFDVAARPATPRAPQGRPVVLQAGVSPEGRETAATYADAIFSPFAEPNAGRDFYADITARLAAHGRAEDDLKILPAATFALGDTHEEAVERSRHERRAQVSPATAVRYVETVWGRRFDGLDVDGALPPLSDVVEGVELTAGRATAHRDSRAQAADLHERAQAGGLSVRDVVVEATTRGSQLVGTAAEVAVEIDEHVQSRASDGFMLVPTITPTGLDEVFTDVVPLLQERGVFRTRYAGETLRDTLGSRTPAPTAMVH from the coding sequence ATGACCGCCACCCGACCCGACGGCACCCGCGCCGACAAGCGCCGCGTGCACCTCGGCGCGCACTTCCCGGGCGTCAACGCCACCACCATCTGGTCCGACCCGCGGTCGGGCAGCCAGATCGACCCCGCCTCGTTCACCTACCTGGCGCGGGCGGCCGAGGCCGCGTTCTTCGACGTCTTCTTCCTCGCCGAGGGCCTGCGCCTGCGTGAGCACGCCGGGGAGATCCACGACCTGGACGTCGTGGGTCGCCCGGACTCCCTGACCCAGCTCGCCGCGCTCGCCGGGGTCACGGAGCACATCGGCCTCGTCGCCACCCTGAACACCACCTACAACGAGCCGTACGAGCTGGCGCGCCAGCTCGCGTCGCTGGACCTGGTCTCGCACGGACGGGCGGGGTGGAACGTGGTGACCAGCCACGACGCCTTCTTCGGCGCCAACTTCCGCCGGGGCGGCTACCTCGCGCACGCCGACCGGTACGCGCGCGCCGAGGACTTCCTGGCCACCGCCGTCGAGCTCTGGGACGCCGCCGCCACGGGCGAGGTCGTGACGCACCGCAGCCGGTTCTTCGACGTCGCGGCCCGCCCCGCGACGCCGCGCGCGCCGCAGGGACGGCCCGTGGTGCTCCAGGCGGGCGTGTCGCCTGAAGGGCGGGAGACCGCCGCGACCTACGCCGACGCGATCTTCTCCCCGTTCGCCGAGCCGAACGCCGGCCGCGACTTCTACGCCGACATCACGGCGCGGCTGGCCGCCCACGGCCGCGCGGAGGACGACCTGAAGATCCTCCCGGCGGCGACGTTCGCGCTGGGGGACACCCACGAGGAGGCGGTCGAGCGCTCCCGGCACGAGCGGCGGGCGCAGGTCAGCCCTGCGACCGCCGTGCGGTACGTCGAGACGGTCTGGGGCCGCCGCTTCGACGGCCTGGACGTCGACGGCGCGCTGCCCCCGCTGTCCGACGTCGTCGAGGGCGTGGAGCTCACCGCCGGCCGGGCCACGGCGCACCGCGACTCGCGCGCGCAGGCCGCCGACCTGCACGAGCGCGCGCAGGCCGGCGGCCTCAGCGTGCGCGACGTCGTCGTGGAGGCCACCACCCGCGGCAGCCAGCTCGTGGGCACGGCCGCCGAGGTGGCCGTGGAGATCGACGAGCACGTGCAGTCGAGGGCCAGCGACGGCTTCATGCTCGTGCCGACCATCACGCCCACGGGCCTGGACGAGGTGTTCACCGACGTGGTCCCGCTGCTCCAGGAGCGGGGCGTGTTCCGCACCCGCTACGCGGGGGAGACCCTGCGGGACACGCTGGGCTCGCGGACGCCCGCCCCCACGGCCATGGTTCACTGA
- a CDS encoding dipeptide ABC transporter ATP-binding protein encodes MSNVPLVTVEDLTVGFATGPGRRDPRSAAVRGVSFVVRPGECVAIVGESGSGKSVTARALLGLAGPRSHVTARSLEIDGEDATGFSERRWRQVRGGRIGMVLQDALVSLDPLRTVGAEIGEVLHTHRVVPRGAARERAVELLGSVGVPRPEVRVEQYPHQLSGGLRQRALIASAIAADPRLIIADEPTTALDVTVQAQVLDTLAERVAQGSGLLLISHDLAVVAGIADHVLVMRDGVVVEAGPAGDVLRSPREAYTRALLDAVPSAASRGRRLAPVPDVGPDAGPDAGPAADGAAVVAREALPARTADPARTVLEARGLTKSFGGGRHGRTLAVDDVSFRLGAGETLGIVGESGSGKSTVVNLVLGFLEPDAGEVRVLDEPWVPLPERARRPRRGHVQLISQDPLSSFDPRWTVGRVIGESTLRLGLSADEARGRAVGLLRRVGLDEAILGRHPRSLSGGQRQRVAIARALAPEPEVLVCDEPTSALDVSVQAQVLDLLAEIQAERGTSLVFVSHDLGVVHHVADRVLVLRDARVVEEGEVDDVFLRPRHEYTRQLVAALPEAVEA; translated from the coding sequence ATGAGCAACGTCCCGCTGGTCACCGTCGAGGACCTCACCGTCGGCTTCGCCACCGGCCCCGGCCGCCGCGACCCGCGTTCAGCGGCCGTCCGCGGCGTGTCCTTCGTGGTGCGGCCCGGGGAGTGCGTGGCGATCGTCGGCGAGTCCGGCTCGGGCAAGAGTGTCACGGCCCGGGCGCTGCTCGGCCTGGCCGGGCCCCGCTCGCACGTCACGGCGCGCAGCCTGGAGATCGACGGCGAGGACGCGACCGGGTTCTCCGAGCGGCGCTGGCGGCAGGTGCGCGGCGGCCGGATCGGCATGGTGCTGCAGGACGCGCTCGTCTCCCTCGACCCGCTGCGGACCGTCGGCGCGGAGATCGGCGAGGTGCTGCACACCCACCGCGTGGTGCCGCGTGGCGCGGCGCGCGAGCGGGCGGTCGAGCTGCTCGGCTCCGTCGGCGTGCCCCGGCCCGAGGTGCGCGTCGAGCAGTACCCGCACCAGCTTTCCGGCGGCCTGCGGCAGCGCGCGCTCATCGCGTCCGCCATCGCTGCCGACCCGCGGCTGATCATCGCCGACGAGCCCACCACCGCCCTCGACGTCACCGTGCAGGCCCAGGTGCTGGACACCCTGGCCGAGCGGGTGGCGCAGGGCTCGGGGCTGCTGCTCATCTCGCACGACCTCGCCGTCGTCGCCGGGATCGCCGACCACGTGCTCGTGATGCGTGACGGCGTCGTCGTCGAGGCCGGGCCCGCGGGCGACGTGCTGCGTTCCCCGCGCGAGGCGTACACCCGTGCGCTGCTGGACGCCGTCCCGTCGGCGGCCTCGCGGGGGCGGCGGCTGGCGCCGGTTCCCGACGTCGGGCCGGATGCCGGGCCTGACGCCGGTCCGGCTGCTGACGGCGCCGCCGTCGTCGCGCGCGAGGCCCTGCCCGCGCGGACCGCCGACCCGGCGCGCACCGTCCTGGAGGCGCGCGGCCTGACCAAGTCGTTCGGCGGCGGCCGGCACGGCCGCACCCTCGCCGTGGACGACGTGTCGTTCCGCCTCGGCGCGGGGGAGACGCTCGGCATCGTGGGGGAGTCGGGCTCGGGCAAGAGCACCGTGGTCAACCTGGTCCTGGGTTTCCTGGAGCCCGACGCCGGCGAGGTGCGCGTGCTCGACGAGCCGTGGGTGCCGCTCCCCGAACGGGCGCGACGGCCCCGGCGCGGGCACGTGCAGCTCATCTCGCAGGACCCGCTCAGCTCGTTCGACCCGCGCTGGACCGTGGGGCGGGTGATCGGCGAGTCCACGCTGCGGCTCGGCCTGTCCGCCGACGAGGCGCGCGGCCGCGCCGTCGGGCTGCTGCGCCGGGTCGGCCTGGACGAGGCGATCCTCGGCCGACACCCCCGGTCCCTGTCCGGCGGGCAGCGGCAGCGGGTCGCCATCGCCCGCGCACTGGCCCCCGAGCCCGAGGTGCTCGTGTGCGACGAGCCGACCAGCGCGCTGGACGTCTCGGTCCAGGCGCAGGTGCTCGACCTGCTCGCCGAGATCCAGGCCGAGCGCGGCACGTCGCTGGTGTTCGTCTCCCACGACCTCGGCGTGGTGCACCACGTGGCCGACCGCGTGCTTGTGCTCCGCGACGCGCGCGTGGTCGAGGAGGGGGAGGTCGACGACGTCTTCCTGCGGCCCCGGCACGAGTACACGCGGCAGCTCGTCGCGGCGCTGCCCGAGGCGGTGGAGGCATGA
- a CDS encoding LLM class flavin-dependent oxidoreductase: MTRPLRKLGFLTIGLFDPEHPRAGHEATLRLIELGEQLGLDSAWLRHRHLQHGISSPVAVLAAATQRTSRIELGTAVTPLGLENPFRLAEDLATVDVLSGGRLNPGVSVGPPIHWEHLRDHLYPTTWQHEDFSKARVERLLHNLSGGAVSTFEGTEGIETYSTRIQPHSPGLRDRVWYGAASASSAAWAGTAGLNLLTSSVLDAGDADHADFAALQREQIDLFRGLHPAGEDARVSQGLVVIPTDGATPEQVARYEAYAAARLPRTVAPVQAGPRRMLFAPDLVGPSEQLAERLSAHAGFQGVDEVAFALPFTFDEPDYAQILTDLATRLGPLLGWSPATT, translated from the coding sequence GTGACACGACCGCTGCGCAAGCTGGGCTTCCTGACCATCGGCCTGTTCGACCCGGAGCACCCGCGGGCCGGGCACGAGGCCACCCTGCGGCTCATCGAGCTCGGGGAGCAGCTCGGCCTCGACAGCGCGTGGCTGCGGCACCGCCACCTGCAGCACGGCATCTCCTCGCCGGTGGCGGTGCTCGCCGCCGCGACGCAGCGGACCAGCCGCATCGAGCTGGGCACCGCCGTCACGCCCCTGGGCCTGGAGAACCCGTTCCGCCTGGCGGAGGACCTCGCCACGGTGGACGTGCTGTCCGGCGGCCGCCTCAACCCCGGCGTCAGCGTCGGCCCGCCCATCCACTGGGAGCACCTGCGCGACCACCTCTACCCGACCACGTGGCAGCACGAGGACTTCTCCAAGGCGCGCGTCGAGCGCCTGCTGCACAACCTGTCGGGCGGCGCGGTCTCCACGTTCGAGGGCACCGAGGGCATCGAGACCTACTCGACGCGCATCCAGCCGCACTCGCCCGGGCTGCGGGACCGCGTCTGGTACGGCGCCGCCTCGGCGTCGTCGGCGGCCTGGGCCGGGACGGCGGGCCTGAACCTGCTGACCTCCTCCGTGCTCGACGCCGGGGACGCCGACCACGCGGACTTCGCCGCGCTCCAGCGCGAGCAGATCGACCTGTTCCGCGGCCTGCACCCGGCGGGGGAGGACGCCCGGGTCTCGCAGGGCCTCGTGGTCATCCCCACCGACGGCGCGACCCCGGAGCAGGTCGCCCGGTACGAGGCGTACGCCGCGGCCCGGCTGCCGCGCACCGTGGCGCCCGTCCAGGCGGGGCCGCGCCGCATGCTCTTCGCGCCCGACCTGGTGGGCCCCAGCGAGCAGCTCGCCGAGCGGCTGAGCGCGCACGCCGGGTTCCAGGGGGTCGACGAGGTGGCGTTCGCGCTGCCGTTCACGTTCGACGAGCCGGACTACGCGCAGATCCTCACGGACCTGGCGACCCGCCTCGGGCCGCTGCTGGGCTGGTCGCCGGCCACCACCTGA